The Shinella zoogloeoides genome contains the following window.
CGCGGGTGCCATGCACCGGCACGGGAAAGGCCTGCGGCGGCGGGGGCATCGCGGTCTCCTTCGCATTGAAGATCAGGAGAACGCCGGGGCCGCAGCGAAAGAAGACGTGGCGGTTGCCGTGCCGCGTGATTTTTTCGAGGCCGAGAATGCCACCATAAAAGGCTTCCGCCGCGTCGAGGTCGTCCGCATAGAGCGCGGTTTCGAGAATGCCTTCGATCGCGGCGGTCATGACGATGCCCTTCTCAGGCGATGGCCTGCTTCTGCAGGGCGACGAGGTCGGTAATGCCGGCGCGGGCGAGCGCCATCAGGCTGGAGAATTCCTCCTCCGTGAACGGCTTGCCTTCCGCAGTGCCCTGGATTTCGACGATGCCGCCCGAGCCGGTCATGACGAAATTGGCGTCGGTCTCGGCGGCGGAGTCTTCAAGATAGTCGAGGTCGATCACCGACTGGGCGGCGAAGATGCCGCAGGAAATGGCGGCGACATGGTCCTTCAGGACCTTCTCCACCTTGATCATGTTGCGCGCTTCCATCCACTTCAGGCAGTCGTGCAGGGCGATCCATGCGCCGGTGATGGAGGCGGTGCGCGTGCCGCCATCGGCCTGAATGACGTCGCAGTCGACGGTGATCTGGCGCTCGCCGAGCGCTTCGAGGTCGACGATGGCGCGCAGCGAGCGGCCGATGAGACGCTGGATTTCCTGCGTGCGGCCGCCCTGCTTGCCGGCGGCGGCTTCACGCTTCATGCGGTCGCCGGTGGCGCGCGGCAGCATGCCGTATTCGGCCGTCACCCAGCCCTTACCGCTGTTGCGCAGCCACGGCGGCGTCTTGTCCTCAAGGCTTGCCGTCACCAGAACGTGCGTATCGCCGAACTTGACGAGACAGGACCCCTCGGCATGCTTGGAAACGTTGCGCTCGAAGGAAACCTTGCGCATCTGATCGGTTTTTCTGCCGGACGGCCGCATTGCGAACTCCTGTCTGAGATATGTGTGAGGCTGCTTTAGACCACTTCGCCGGGCGAGGGAATGCCGCAGGCCGGGGACCGAGGAAAATCCGTTTTGCGCCGGCCGGCGAAATCACTATATTCCGGGCGGACAACAGGGTTGCAGTTCAAAGATGGTTTTGAGATCTCCGGGACCTGACATTCAGGCGGCGCTCGACGAGCGTTCGGGCGAAATTTTCCGCCGTATCGTCGAGACCTATCTGGAAAACGGCGAGCCGCTCGGCTCGCGCAACCTGTCGCGCATCCTGCCCATGTCGCTTTCGCCCGCCTCCGTGCGCAATGTGATGAGCGACCTTGAGGAACTCGGCCTTATCTATTCGCCGCATGTCAGCGCCGGCCGCCTGCCGACGCAGCTCGGCCTGCGCTTCTTCGTCGATGCCTTCATGCAGGTCGGCAACATCTCCGCCGAGGACCGCGCCTCCATCGAGCGCCATGTACGCCCGCACGGCCAGAAGCACACGGCCGTCGAGACCATGATGAACGAGGCGAGCCAGGCGCTGTCAGGCATGTCGCGCGGCGCGGGTCTCGTCATCACCACCAAGAACGACGCCGTGCTGAAACACGTCGAGTTCATCCGGCTGGAGCCGACCAAGGCGCTGGTCGTGCTCGTCGGCGACCACGATCAGGTGGAGAACCGCATCATCGAGCTGCCGGCCGGTGTCACCGGCTCGCAGCTTACCGAGGCGGCCAATTTCCTCAACGCGCATCTCTCGGGCAACACGCTGCTGGAGGCGCGCTCGCAGCTTGAGCGCCTGCGCGGCGAGATCAGCAGCGAGCTCGACAAACTGTCGCAGGACCTCGTGGAGCGCGGCCTTGCCGTCTGGTCGGGCGGCTTCGAGGAGGCAAAGCCGACGCGGCTCATCGTGCGCGGCCGGGCAAACCTTCTCGAAGGCCTTGCCGGCGCCGACGATATCGACCGCCTGCGCATGCTCTTCGACGATCTGGAGCGCAAGGACAGCCTGATCGAACTGCTGAATCTCGCGGAAACCGGGCCGGGCGTGCGCATCTTCATCGGCTCGGAAAACAAGCTCTTCTCGCTCTCCGGCTCCTCGCTCATCGTCGCGCCCTACCGGGACGGCGACGACAAGATCGTCGGCGCGGTCGGCGTCATCGGGCCGACGCGGCTCAACTATTCCCGTATCGTGCCCATGGTGGACTATACGGCCCAGCTCATGTCGCGGCTTTCGCGCTGAACCGGCTTTCCGGCCCGCAGGCCTTGATTTTTCAGGCCCAAAGCTCGATATCGGGCGCAACCCCTTAGAAATGCAATTCGGAGACCGTCATGACCGACGAGAACAAGAAACACGGACCTGACGAAGCGGTGGAAAACAACTTTGCCGCTGAAGCTGACGTGACCGCCGAGGCCGAGACGCCCGCCGAGCCCGACCCTGTCGATGTGCTGCGTGCGGAAAACGCCGACCTTCGCGACAAATACCTGCGCCTTGCCGCCGAGATGGACAATCTGCGCCGCCGCACCGAACGCGACGTGAAGGACGCCAAGTCCTATTCCGTCGCCGGTTTCGCCCGCGACATGCTGGCCGTGTCGGACAACCTGCGCCGCGCGCTGGATGCCATTCCGGCCGATGCCCGTGAGGGCGGCGATGCCGGCCTCAATGCGCTGGCGGAAGGCGTCGAGATGACCGAGCGCTCCATGCTGGCTGCGCTCGAGCGCCACGGCGTTCGCAAGCTCGATCCGATCGGCGAAAAGTTCGACCCGAACTTCCATCAGGCCATGTTCGAGGTGCCGAACCCCGAGATCGCCAGCAACACGGTCGTGCAGGTCGTGCAGGCCGGCTTCGTCATCGGCGAGCGCGTGCTGCGCCCGGCCATGGTCGGCGTCTCCAAGGGTGGCCCGAAGGCCCCTGCCGGTGAGGCGAGCGCCGCACAGGCCTGACAGGCTTTTCCTTCGACAATCGAAACGCCCGCATCAGCAATGGTGCGGGCGTTTTTCTTGCGCCGTTTTCGGTGGCCAGAAAAAACGAAAACCGCCGCAGGACGCTGGTCCGCGGCGGCTTCGCAAGCAATCGATATCTGGCGGCTTTACGCCGCGTTGGACGCCTGTTCCTCGCTGAGGCAGGCGTAGATGGCGCTCTCGGTGTCGGAGGCGCGCAGCTTTGCGACCATTGCGGGGTCGCGCAGCACGCGGGCGATCCGCGAAAGCGCCTTCAGGTGGTCCGCGCCGGCGCCTTCCGGCGCAAGCAGCAGGAAGACGAGGTCGACCGGCTGGTCGTCCAGCGCCTCGAAGTCCACGGGCGTTTCGAGCCTCGCGAAGAGGCCGGTAATCTGCGAAAGCGCCTTCAGCTTGCCGTGCGGAATGGCGATGCCATTGCCAACGCCGGTCGAGCCAAGCCGCTCCCGCTGAAGGATGACGTCGAAGATCTCGCGTTCGGGAAGCCCGGTGATCTTGGCCGCTTTTGCCGCCAGCTCCTGAAGCAGTTGCTTCTTGGAATTGGCCTTCATCGCCGGAATAATCGCACTCTGCTGCAGTAGACCTGCCAATGCCATGCTCTTGTCCTCGTGCGCTGGGTGAAGGGTTTGAAGAAGCGTGGCGCCCGTCCCGGCGCCACGCTCCCGTCACTCAGCCTTTGATATTGGCTGCATCGATCCAGCCAATATTTCCGTCGTTGCGTCGGTAGACGATATTGAGCTGCTCCGACCCGGCGCTGCGGAAGAGAAGAACCGGCTCGTCCGTCATGTCGAGCGCCATGACGGCGCTTGCGACGGACAGGGTCCGCAGTTTCTTCGTGCTTTCCGCGACGATGGTCGGCGCGTAGTCCTCGGGAAGCTCTTCGTCTTCGTCGGGGACCGAATCCATCACCGTGTAGGCCACTTCCGCAAAGGCGTCGTGACCGTTGCCATTGTGGTGTGCCTTGAGTTTGCGCTTGTACCGGCGAAGGCGCTTTTCGATCCGCTCCGAGGCTGCCTGGAAGGCCGCCAGCGGATCGTTCGCCTCGCCATTGGCCTGCAAGGCCGTTCCCGTATCAAGGTGAAGCTTGCAGTCCGCACTGTACCGCGATCCCGCTTTTTCCACGGTGACCTGGCTCGAATATCCTCCGTCGAAATATTTGGTTACGGCTTCTCCGACCTGCTCTTCAATCCGCTGGCGGAAGCTGTCGCCGATTTCCATATGTTTACCGGACACACGCACACTCATGGAGGTTACCTCTCTTTCATGATTTGCGCGCACCAGTCTATTCCAACCTCATCTGCGTTCCAAGCTTTTCACGCATGCGCTGTTTGCTGCATCGCACGCTCAAGAAAAGCGGGGATATGTTTTGGAAGTCCGGTATGCCTTTCCTTCGAAAGTGGGGCGCGCATTAGCCCTTCCAGCCGGTGGAGTCAATCGGCCGATTCAGCTATCGTTAACTTCTGGCAGCCTGAAACGGCGCTTATCCCGGCTTTGTTTCAGCCGCCGGACGCCTTGGCGAGCGCGCGCTTTTCGCGCCTGCGCTGCACGGAGGAGGGGATGTTCATCGCCTCGCGGTACTTGGCCACCGTCCGGCGGGCCAGCTCCACGCCGCCTTTGTGCAGCGCATCAACGATATCGTCGTCGGAAAGCACCGCCTCCGGCGTCTCCTGCGCGATCATCGTGCGAATCCGGTGGCGCACGCTCTCGGCCGAATGGGAATCGCCGCCCTCCGCCGAGCCGATGGAGACGGTGAAGAAATATTTCAGTTCGAACAGGCCGCGCGGCGTCAGCATGTACTTGTTCGAGGTGACGCGGCTCACCGTCGATTCGTGCATGCCGATCGCCTCGGCCACGGTCTTGAGGTTCAACGGGCGCAGGTGGTCGACGCCGTGCATCAGGAAGCCGTCCTGCTGGCGCACGATCTCGTTTGCCACCTTCATGATGGTGCGGGCGCGCTGGTCGAGGCTGCGCGTCAGCCAGTTGGCCGTCTGCAGGCATTCGTTGAGGAAGGCGTAGTCCGCGCTGTCGCGGCTCGTGCGGCTGGAGACCGCGGCATGGTAGTCGCGGTTGACGAGGACGCGCGGCAGGGTGTCGGGGTTGAGTTCCACATGCCAGGAGCCGTCCGGCGCGGCGCGCACGACGATGTCGGGCACCACGGCCTCCGAGGCGCTGGTCTCGTAGCGCGTGCCGGGCTTCGGGTCGAGCTTGCGGATTTCCGCCAGCATGTCGAGCAGGTCTTCCTCGTTCACGCCGCACAGCTTCTTCAGCGTCGCGAAGTCGCGCCGGGCGAGCAGCTCGAGATTGTCGACCAGCACGGCCATGGCCGGGTCCAGCCGGTCGAGGGCGCGGAGCTGGATGGCGAGGCATTCGCTGAGCGTGCGGGCGAAGACGCCGGGCGGGTCCAGCTCCTGAAGGCGGGCAAGCACGCGCTCGATATTGGCGACGGGCTTGCCGAGCTTCAGCGCCGTCTCGGCGGTGCTGCCCTGGAGGTAGCCGGCCTCGTCGAGCTGGTCGACGAGGTGCTGGGCGATCAGCCGGTCGATGGCGTCCGTGAGCACGAAGGGGATCTGCTCGTTCAGCACGTCGCGCAGCGTCTTGCGGCTCGCCACGAAGTCGTCGAGGTCGTAGCCCTCGCCATCCTCGCTGCCGCCGGGCATGGATTTCCACTGGCCGAGGAGCTCCGGCGCATCCGCCGCACGCGGGCCGGTGTCGTCGGGAAAGACATTGTCCAGCCCGCCGTCGAGCGTTTCCGGCGCGCTGCCGGCGCTGCCCGTCGTGGCATTGTCGTAGAGGTCCGGCTGAAAGCTGTCCTCGCCGCCGGCATTTTCGGCATGGGAGGGCTCGTCGCCGGTGAAGGGATCATCCGCGCCGCGACCGTCCTCGCCGGCGGCGATCTCGAGCAGCGGGTTCTTCTCGACTTCCTGCTCGATGAATTGCGTCAGCTCCACATGCGTCATCTGCAGGAGCTGGATCGACTGCATGAGCTGCGGCGTCATGACCAGCGACTGGTTCTGGCGCAGGAAAAGGCTGGCGGCGAGGGCCATGCGGACGCTCTGTTCTCCCGGAAAGCGGCCTCCGGCCATCGTGGCCGGGACGGCAAAATCCAACTGGCCCGAAAATTGCGTTTTTACGGGGTTTGGTCAAGCCGTGGCCGGGAACGTGGTGAAGATCGGCTAGAGGCTGAAATTGTCGCCGAGATAGAGCCGGCGCACGTCGGCATTGTTGACGATGTCGTTCGCCCGGCCATGGGTCAGCACCTCGCCGGCATGGATGATATAGGCGCGGTCGATGAGGCCGAGCGTCTCGCGAACGTTGTGGTCGGTGATGAGAACGCCGATGCCGCGCGAGGTGAGGTGGCGCACCAGCGCCTGGATGTCGGCAACCGAGATGGGGTCGACGCCCGCGAAGGGTTCGTCCAGCAGCATGAAGGTCGGGTCGGTGGCAAGCGCCCGGGCGATTTCGAGGCGGCGGCGCTCGCCGCCCGAAAGGGCGACGGCCGGCGACTTGCGCAGATGCGCGATGGAGAATTCGGCGAGCAGGCTGTCGAGCTTCTCCTCGCGCCGCGCCTTGTCCTTGTCGTGGACTTCCAGCACGGCGCGGATGTTCTCTTCCACCGTCAGGCCGCGGAAGATCGAGGCTTCCTGCGGCAGATAGCCGACGCCGAGCCGGGCGCGGCGATACATCGGCATGGTGGTGACGTCGTGTCCGTTGATCTCGATGGAGCCCTCGTCGACGGGCACGAGACCGGTGATCATGTAGAAACAGGTCGTCTTGCCGGCGCCGTTCGGGCCGAGCAGGCCCACGGCCTCGCCGCGCCTGACGACCAGCGACACGCCGTTGACGACCCGGCGGTCGCGATAGGTCTTCGTCAGCCCGCGGGCGATCAGCGTGCCTTCATAGCGCGACAGGTCGCTGTTGCGCTGCGGCTCCGGCGCGGCCTTCTTCTGGCGGCGCGTCAGTCGGGTGAGCAGGGAGGAAGACACGTGGCGCTATATCAGTTCGTTTGCTTGCGGGATTTCGGATCGAGCTGGATCATGACGCGCCCGCCGCAGGCGTCGAGCTTGGCTTCGCCGGTCTTCATGGCCACGGTGAGCTGGCAGCCGACGAAGACGTTCTCGCCCTCCGACAGCACGACCTTGTCGCCCTTGAGCAGCAGCGTCTCGTTGACCATGTTGAAGGTGCCGGTGTCGGCCGTCGCTTCCTGGCTCTGCGACTTCAGGTAGACCTTGTCGAAGACGTCGATCGTCTCGATATCCGCGTCGCCGCCGGAGATCGAGCCGGCGCCGCCCGACTTGTAATGCACGACCATGCGGCCGGCCTGCAGCGTCGTGGTGCCCTGCACGACCTTCACATTGCCCGTGAACTCGGCCTTGCTCTCCTGGTCGCGGATCTCGAGCTTGTCGCTCTGGATCTGGATCGGCTGGTCGTTCGACAGCTTCATGCCCTTCATGTTGCTCGACGTCTGCTGGGCGCCGGCGGAACCGGCGGCAAGCACGAGGCCGGCGGCAAGAGCAAAAAGGCTGGCGGCCCGAAGGGGGGCGGAGAAACTGGCGGACATGGGGCTCTTACTTTTCCCGGTTGCGGATGGCGGCAGGATCGACGTCGACGACGACCTTGCCATCGAAGACGATGACCCGGCCTTTATCCGTCATTCGCAGCGACTGCGCAACAATGGATGCGGAGGGCGCGCGGATTGAAACCGGCTCCGTCGTCGACATGGTTCCGCCGCTGACGTCGAGGTTGGCGGAACGGAAGGCGGCGGTCAGGCCGTTGTTGAGATTGATGGTGAAGGGCGCGGTCATGTCGAGCAGGTTCTTGCCGCGGTCGTAGACGCCCGTTTCGGCGAGCACTTCGGCGGTCGTCTTCTCGTCGACCGGCATTTTCGCCGTGATGTTCTCGAGCGTGATGACGTCGGGCTGCTTCATGTCCTGCAGCGCCCGCTCGGCCTTCATCGAATAGCTGATGCCGTCGTCGTTGCGCCCGGCGATGGCCGGATAGCGCATGACGAGCTTGCCGTCCTCGATGGTCGCGCTCTCGACCTGGAGATTGGACGGAATGTAGGTGCGCACGATCGAGACGACCGCGAAGACCGCGCCGATGAGGAGGGCGGCGACCGGCAGGGCAATCTTCAGGAGGCGCACGCGCCGGGAATGCCGCGTGGCGAGGCGGTAAGCCTCGGCGGTTCCGCCCATGCCCTGCGCACCCGTCGGTGCTTCTGCCACGTTGTCCAGCATCCTGCCTGCTTGAATATCCGTTCTGGTCGTCGCCGCCAAAGGGCCGCAACCATAACGGGCCTGATATGGCGATTATTCCTGAACAAACAATGGATGTCCAAGAAAGTTCGGCGACGAATTGCCATTTGCGCCGGGAATGCCATATCGATAGGGCCTTCCGCAAGCCACCTTGAGAGGCGGCAGCCAGCATCGAGGATACGACATGGACCAATCCGCCATCGCCGACCGCCGGCAACTGCGCCGCAAGCTCACCTTCTGGCGGGTCGCGGCCGTGCTGATCGCGCTCGCCGCGGTCTTTGCGGTGGTCGCCTGGCGCTGGCCGGGCGATACGCAGGACCACATCGCCCGCGTCAGCATTTCCGGCGTTATCCAGGACGACCGGGAGCTTCTGGCGCGCCTCGACGCCATTGCCGAAAACGAGCGGGCCAAGGCGCTCGTCGTGACGATCGCTTCGCCCGGCGGCACGACCTATGGCGGCGAGGTCATCTTCAAGGCGCTGCGCAAGGTGGCGGAAAAGAAGCCGGTCGTTTCGGATGTGCGCACGCTGGCGGCCTCGGCCGGCTATATGGTCGCCACGGCCGGCGACACGATCATCGCCGGCGAAAGCTCGATCACCGGTTCCATCGGCGTGCTCTTCCAGTATCCGCAGATGAAGGAGCTGATGGACAAGATCGGCGTCTCGCTGGAGGAGATCAAGTCCGCGCCGCTGAAGGCCGAGCCTTCGCCCTTCCATCCGGCGAGCGAGGAGGCCAAGGCGATGGTCCGCGCCATGGTGATGGACAGCTACGACTGGTTCGTCGATCTCGTCGCCGAACGCCGCAAGCTGCCGCGCGCCGAGGTGCTGCGCCTTGCCGACGGCAGCATCTTCACCGGCCGGCAGGCGCTGGCCGCAAAGCTGGTCGACACGCTCGGCGGGCCGGAGGCGATCCGCGCCTATCTCGACACCCGCAAGGTGCCGAAGGACCTTCCCTTCGTCGATTACGAGGCGCCGCGCCGCTCGGCCATCCCCTTCCTCGGCGGCAGCATCCGCGAGCTTGCCCGCTCCGTGCTCGGGCTGCCGGTCGACCTGCAGCCGACGATTGAAAAGCTGACCGGCGAGAAGTTGTTTCTTGACGGTCTTGTTTCGGTTTGGCAGGTTGATCGCGATTGAAAAACAAGAATTTTTGAGGGGGATACAGTGATCAAGTCGGAACTGGTGCAGATCGTCGCAGCCCGCAATCCCCACCTCTATCACCGCGACGTCGAGAACATCGTCAATGCGGTGCTGGACGAGATCACCGATGCGCTGGCCGCCGGCAATCGTGTCGAGCTGCGCGGCTTCGGCGCCTTTTCCGTCAAGAACCGTCCCTCGCGCTCCGGCCGCAACCCGCGCACGGGCGATGCGGTCTTCGTCGAGGAGAAGTGGG
Protein-coding sequences here:
- a CDS encoding VOC family protein — its product is MTAAIEGILETALYADDLDAAEAFYGGILGLEKITRHGNRHVFFRCGPGVLLIFNAKETAMPPPPQAFPVPVHGTRGPGHACFRIPGPALDFWVKKLEEAGIAIEADFRWPNGARSIYFRDPAGNSLECAEPGLWNIA
- the rph gene encoding ribonuclease PH, which codes for MRPSGRKTDQMRKVSFERNVSKHAEGSCLVKFGDTHVLVTASLEDKTPPWLRNSGKGWVTAEYGMLPRATGDRMKREAAAGKQGGRTQEIQRLIGRSLRAIVDLEALGERQITVDCDVIQADGGTRTASITGAWIALHDCLKWMEARNMIKVEKVLKDHVAAISCGIFAAQSVIDLDYLEDSAAETDANFVMTGSGGIVEIQGTAEGKPFTEEEFSSLMALARAGITDLVALQKQAIA
- the hrcA gene encoding heat-inducible transcriptional repressor HrcA, with product MVLRSPGPDIQAALDERSGEIFRRIVETYLENGEPLGSRNLSRILPMSLSPASVRNVMSDLEELGLIYSPHVSAGRLPTQLGLRFFVDAFMQVGNISAEDRASIERHVRPHGQKHTAVETMMNEASQALSGMSRGAGLVITTKNDAVLKHVEFIRLEPTKALVVLVGDHDQVENRIIELPAGVTGSQLTEAANFLNAHLSGNTLLEARSQLERLRGEISSELDKLSQDLVERGLAVWSGGFEEAKPTRLIVRGRANLLEGLAGADDIDRLRMLFDDLERKDSLIELLNLAETGPGVRIFIGSENKLFSLSGSSLIVAPYRDGDDKIVGAVGVIGPTRLNYSRIVPMVDYTAQLMSRLSR
- the grpE gene encoding nucleotide exchange factor GrpE, whose amino-acid sequence is MTDENKKHGPDEAVENNFAAEADVTAEAETPAEPDPVDVLRAENADLRDKYLRLAAEMDNLRRRTERDVKDAKSYSVAGFARDMLAVSDNLRRALDAIPADAREGGDAGLNALAEGVEMTERSMLAALERHGVRKLDPIGEKFDPNFHQAMFEVPNPEIASNTVVQVVQAGFVIGERVLRPAMVGVSKGGPKAPAGEASAAQA
- the ptsN gene encoding PTS IIA-like nitrogen regulatory protein PtsN: MALAGLLQQSAIIPAMKANSKKQLLQELAAKAAKITGLPEREIFDVILQRERLGSTGVGNGIAIPHGKLKALSQITGLFARLETPVDFEALDDQPVDLVFLLLAPEGAGADHLKALSRIARVLRDPAMVAKLRASDTESAIYACLSEEQASNAA
- the hpf gene encoding ribosome hibernation-promoting factor, HPF/YfiA family codes for the protein MSVRVSGKHMEIGDSFRQRIEEQVGEAVTKYFDGGYSSQVTVEKAGSRYSADCKLHLDTGTALQANGEANDPLAAFQAASERIEKRLRRYKRKLKAHHNGNGHDAFAEVAYTVMDSVPDEDEELPEDYAPTIVAESTKKLRTLSVASAVMALDMTDEPVLLFRSAGSEQLNIVYRRNDGNIGWIDAANIKG
- the rpoN gene encoding RNA polymerase factor sigma-54 translates to MALAASLFLRQNQSLVMTPQLMQSIQLLQMTHVELTQFIEQEVEKNPLLEIAAGEDGRGADDPFTGDEPSHAENAGGEDSFQPDLYDNATTGSAGSAPETLDGGLDNVFPDDTGPRAADAPELLGQWKSMPGGSEDGEGYDLDDFVASRKTLRDVLNEQIPFVLTDAIDRLIAQHLVDQLDEAGYLQGSTAETALKLGKPVANIERVLARLQELDPPGVFARTLSECLAIQLRALDRLDPAMAVLVDNLELLARRDFATLKKLCGVNEEDLLDMLAEIRKLDPKPGTRYETSASEAVVPDIVVRAAPDGSWHVELNPDTLPRVLVNRDYHAAVSSRTSRDSADYAFLNECLQTANWLTRSLDQRARTIMKVANEIVRQQDGFLMHGVDHLRPLNLKTVAEAIGMHESTVSRVTSNKYMLTPRGLFELKYFFTVSIGSAEGGDSHSAESVRHRIRTMIAQETPEAVLSDDDIVDALHKGGVELARRTVAKYREAMNIPSSVQRRREKRALAKASGG
- the lptB gene encoding LPS export ABC transporter ATP-binding protein, which produces MLTRLTRRQKKAAPEPQRNSDLSRYEGTLIARGLTKTYRDRRVVNGVSLVVRRGEAVGLLGPNGAGKTTCFYMITGLVPVDEGSIEINGHDVTTMPMYRRARLGVGYLPQEASIFRGLTVEENIRAVLEVHDKDKARREEKLDSLLAEFSIAHLRKSPAVALSGGERRRLEIARALATDPTFMLLDEPFAGVDPISVADIQALVRHLTSRGIGVLITDHNVRETLGLIDRAYIIHAGEVLTHGRANDIVNNADVRRLYLGDNFSL
- a CDS encoding LptA/OstA family protein: MSASFSAPLRAASLFALAAGLVLAAGSAGAQQTSSNMKGMKLSNDQPIQIQSDKLEIRDQESKAEFTGNVKVVQGTTTLQAGRMVVHYKSGGAGSISGGDADIETIDVFDKVYLKSQSQEATADTGTFNMVNETLLLKGDKVVLSEGENVFVGCQLTVAMKTGEAKLDACGGRVMIQLDPKSRKQTN
- the lptC gene encoding LPS export ABC transporter periplasmic protein LptC yields the protein MDNVAEAPTGAQGMGGTAEAYRLATRHSRRVRLLKIALPVAALLIGAVFAVVSIVRTYIPSNLQVESATIEDGKLVMRYPAIAGRNDDGISYSMKAERALQDMKQPDVITLENITAKMPVDEKTTAEVLAETGVYDRGKNLLDMTAPFTINLNNGLTAAFRSANLDVSGGTMSTTEPVSIRAPSASIVAQSLRMTDKGRVIVFDGKVVVDVDPAAIRNREK
- the sppA gene encoding signal peptide peptidase SppA; its protein translation is MDQSAIADRRQLRRKLTFWRVAAVLIALAAVFAVVAWRWPGDTQDHIARVSISGVIQDDRELLARLDAIAENERAKALVVTIASPGGTTYGGEVIFKALRKVAEKKPVVSDVRTLAASAGYMVATAGDTIIAGESSITGSIGVLFQYPQMKELMDKIGVSLEEIKSAPLKAEPSPFHPASEEAKAMVRAMVMDSYDWFVDLVAERRKLPRAEVLRLADGSIFTGRQALAAKLVDTLGGPEAIRAYLDTRKVPKDLPFVDYEAPRRSAIPFLGGSIRELARSVLGLPVDLQPTIEKLTGEKLFLDGLVSVWQVDRD
- a CDS encoding integration host factor subunit beta; this encodes MIKSELVQIVAARNPHLYHRDVENIVNAVLDEITDALAAGNRVELRGFGAFSVKNRPSRSGRNPRTGDAVFVEEKWVPFFKTGKELRERLNPGQADQDD